One segment of Rhodothermus bifroesti DNA contains the following:
- a CDS encoding S9 family peptidase translates to MPRFWMILFWVWVCVSPMVEAQTNRLTLERYLEWEAVADPQISPDGQRIVYTRRWIDVQKDRWQSSLWIMNADGSAQRFLVDGRAPQWSPDGRRIAFIAEDAEGRPQIFVKWVDLPEPPTQLTRLLEAPGSLRWSPDGRMIAFTMAVPYEVRWDVQLPKPPQGAQWTKAPRMVRRLHYRADQRGFMEEAYTHLFVIPAEGGTPRQLTEGTWHVGARFDGIPAEARLSWTPDGRAIVFEGFKASADSVDRNYRNAHLYVIDVQTRQLRQLTQQAGRWTQPVLSPEGRYVAYIGYPETRQTYHAADLWLLPLEGNAPPRNLTRALDRDVSNVHWAPDGSGVYFTLDDRGTRNVYFASVRGEVRRVTEGAHMLTLSSLSRTGMAVGVLTSAQAPGDVVRFSLSTPGRIERLTAVNDDVLQGVKLGEVEEMWYPSRDGTRIQGWIVKPPDFDPSRKYPLILDIHGGPHAMYNVGFNYAFQHFAASGYVVLYTNPRGSTGYGTAFGAAISQAYPGIDHEDLMAGVDALLARGYIDPDRLFVTGCSGGGVLSSWAIGQTDRFAAAAVRCPVTNWISMAGTTDIPLFTFNWFDRPFWEDPESWLLRSPLMLAGKVKTPTLLMTGELDLRTPMSQTEEYYVALKMQDVPVVLLRFNEEYHGTGSRPSNFLRTQAYILDWFDKKGRIPGVTVEAEP, encoded by the coding sequence ATGCCTCGCTTTTGGATGATACTGTTTTGGGTTTGGGTCTGCGTGTCCCCTATGGTGGAGGCCCAAACCAATCGTCTTACGCTGGAACGTTATTTAGAATGGGAGGCTGTGGCCGATCCGCAAATCTCGCCAGATGGGCAGCGTATTGTTTATACCCGGCGCTGGATTGATGTGCAAAAAGATCGGTGGCAGTCGTCCTTGTGGATCATGAATGCGGACGGTTCTGCGCAGCGCTTTTTGGTGGACGGTCGGGCTCCCCAATGGTCGCCTGACGGTCGCCGGATTGCTTTTATTGCCGAAGATGCGGAAGGCCGGCCGCAGATTTTCGTCAAGTGGGTGGATTTGCCGGAGCCGCCCACGCAGTTGACCCGTCTTTTGGAAGCTCCGGGGAGTTTGCGATGGTCGCCTGATGGGCGCATGATTGCCTTTACGATGGCGGTGCCCTACGAAGTGCGTTGGGACGTGCAGCTGCCTAAACCTCCACAAGGCGCGCAGTGGACAAAAGCGCCCCGAATGGTAAGGCGCTTGCATTACCGGGCTGATCAGCGCGGCTTTATGGAAGAGGCCTATACCCATCTTTTTGTGATTCCTGCAGAAGGCGGCACGCCAAGGCAGCTGACCGAAGGGACTTGGCATGTGGGTGCGCGTTTTGACGGCATTCCGGCAGAGGCGCGTTTAAGCTGGACGCCAGACGGACGTGCGATTGTCTTCGAAGGGTTCAAGGCTTCGGCCGATTCGGTCGATCGCAACTATCGCAATGCCCATCTTTACGTGATCGACGTGCAAACCCGGCAGCTTCGGCAGCTTACCCAACAGGCGGGGCGGTGGACGCAGCCTGTGCTTTCTCCAGAAGGGCGGTACGTTGCCTATATCGGATATCCAGAAACGCGGCAAACTTACCATGCGGCCGATCTGTGGTTGCTGCCGCTTGAGGGCAATGCGCCACCCCGGAACCTAACGCGCGCCTTGGATCGGGATGTCAGCAACGTGCACTGGGCGCCCGACGGCAGCGGGGTGTACTTTACGCTCGATGATCGCGGCACGCGCAACGTGTACTTCGCTTCGGTTCGGGGCGAAGTGCGTCGCGTCACGGAAGGGGCACATATGCTCACGCTGAGCTCGCTTTCCCGCACCGGCATGGCTGTGGGAGTGCTGACCAGTGCCCAAGCACCTGGCGATGTGGTTCGGTTTTCGTTGAGTACACCAGGTCGGATTGAGCGCTTGACAGCCGTCAACGACGACGTGCTGCAGGGCGTAAAGCTTGGGGAAGTCGAAGAGATGTGGTATCCCTCGCGCGATGGCACGCGCATTCAAGGTTGGATCGTCAAACCCCCAGATTTTGACCCCTCGCGCAAATATCCTTTGATTTTAGATATCCATGGCGGACCGCATGCCATGTACAACGTGGGGTTTAACTATGCTTTTCAGCACTTTGCAGCCAGTGGCTACGTCGTGCTTTACACGAACCCCCGTGGGAGCACAGGGTATGGAACAGCTTTTGGCGCAGCCATCAGTCAGGCTTATCCTGGTATAGATCACGAAGACCTCATGGCTGGGGTCGATGCGCTTTTGGCCCGCGGTTATATTGATCCAGATCGGCTGTTTGTGACAGGATGCAGTGGAGGTGGGGTTCTGTCGAGCTGGGCGATTGGTCAGACAGACCGTTTTGCAGCGGCTGCTGTGCGTTGCCCGGTAACCAACTGGATCAGCATGGCGGGTACCACAGACATTCCCCTGTTTACATTCAACTGGTTTGATCGACCTTTCTGGGAGGATCCGGAGTCCTGGCTGCTCCGCTCACCGCTCATGCTGGCTGGGAAGGTAAAAACGCCCACGTTGCTGATGACAGGGGAACTGGACCTACGTACGCCAATGAGCCAAACCGAAGAATACTATGTGGCGCTGAAAATGCAAGACGTGCCTGTGGTGCTGTTGCGTTTTAACGAAGAGTACCACGGCACGGGCTCGCGTCCGTCAAACTTCTTGCGCACCCAGGCCTACATTTTAGATTGGTTTGACAAGAAAGGCCGCATCCCGGGTGTGACCGTGGAGGCTGAACCCTAG
- a CDS encoding ArsR/SmtB family transcription factor, with translation MKELIPRAQLQLVARRFQLLSEPVRLEILNLLHVRGEMTVQELVEATGQSQANLSKHLKVLREGGLVARRQEGVFAYYRINDPMLAALCVLVCSQVSDAAVTLQDATGLS, from the coding sequence ATGAAGGAGCTGATTCCGCGCGCGCAGTTGCAGTTAGTGGCTCGGCGTTTTCAGTTGCTGAGCGAGCCGGTACGTCTAGAGATTTTGAATTTATTGCACGTTCGTGGGGAGATGACCGTGCAGGAACTGGTCGAAGCAACGGGTCAGAGTCAGGCCAATCTCAGTAAGCACCTAAAAGTATTACGGGAGGGAGGGCTTGTGGCACGCCGGCAGGAAGGCGTGTTTGCCTATTATCGGATTAACGACCCCATGTTGGCTGCTTTGTGCGTACTGGTCTGTAGCCAAGTGTCTGATGCAGCAGTTACGTTGCAGGATGCCACTGGCCTTTCTTGA
- a CDS encoding YeeE/YedE family protein: MLSWLSQPWPWYVAGPLIGLIVPLLLLLGGKSFGVSANLRHLCAAILPSRQDFFRYDWKSQGLWNLTFALGIVLGGLIASTLLASPDPYVHIAEATRTELAALGISDFRGLVPSEFMSWQGLLTPAGLVMIVLGGFLIGFGARYAGGCTSGHAIMGLADLQLPSLVATIGFFIGGLIATHLILPLLLN, translated from the coding sequence ATGCTATCGTGGCTTTCGCAACCTTGGCCCTGGTATGTGGCTGGACCGCTGATCGGACTCATCGTACCCCTGCTGCTGTTGCTAGGGGGCAAGTCGTTTGGCGTGTCGGCGAACTTGCGCCACCTATGCGCTGCTATTTTGCCTTCACGCCAAGACTTTTTCCGCTATGATTGGAAAAGCCAAGGGCTGTGGAACCTAACGTTTGCCCTAGGCATCGTGCTCGGCGGTCTGATCGCTTCGACGCTGCTTGCTTCACCAGATCCCTATGTGCACATTGCTGAGGCTACCCGGACCGAGCTGGCGGCATTAGGCATTTCAGACTTTCGCGGCTTGGTGCCGTCGGAATTCATGAGTTGGCAGGGGTTGCTCACGCCTGCTGGCCTAGTGATGATCGTCCTTGGCGGTTTTTTGATCGGTTTTGGTGCCCGCTACGCTGGCGGCTGCACTTCAGGCCACGCCATCATGGGTCTGGCCGATCTGCAACTGCCGTCTTTAGTGGCCACCATTGGATTTTTCATCGGTGGCCTCATCGCAACCCACCTGATTCTTCCCCTACTTTTAAACTGA
- a CDS encoding DUF6691 family protein: MAEILHKRRPEGCIDLNQVAPDYEAQAVETGNRPQHLLAYLLLGIFFGIVLIKSEVASWFRIQEMFRFQSFHMYGVIGSAVLVAALSVQFIKKRHLKTLSGEPIEIQPKIWGKGTRYWLGGILFGLGWALLGACPGPMFALLGSGITVMVVAIASAMLGTWTYAVLRHRLPH; this comes from the coding sequence ATGGCAGAAATTTTACACAAAAGACGGCCAGAAGGCTGCATCGATCTCAACCAGGTGGCACCGGATTATGAGGCCCAGGCGGTTGAAACAGGCAACCGCCCGCAACATCTGCTGGCTTACCTGCTTTTGGGCATCTTCTTTGGCATTGTGCTCATCAAAAGCGAGGTAGCCTCCTGGTTCCGAATTCAGGAGATGTTCCGCTTTCAAAGCTTTCATATGTACGGCGTCATTGGCTCAGCCGTACTCGTAGCAGCCCTATCGGTGCAGTTCATTAAAAAACGACACCTGAAAACGCTGAGCGGCGAGCCAATCGAAATCCAACCCAAAATTTGGGGCAAAGGCACACGCTACTGGCTAGGCGGTATACTCTTTGGCCTGGGGTGGGCCTTGCTGGGTGCTTGCCCTGGACCGATGTTTGCTCTGCTAGGCAGTGGCATAACGGTCATGGTTGTGGCCATTGCCAGTGCCATGCTGGGCACGTGGACCTACGCTGTGCTTCGCCACCGCCTGCCCCACTAG
- a CDS encoding MBL fold metallo-hydrolase, translating to MLFRQIFDPKLAQYAYLIGCQQTKEAIVIDPERDVDQYLQLAEEEGLRIVAVAETHIHADFLSGARELAERIGAKLYLSAEGESEGWASNWAKNGRYNVTFLHDGDTFTIGNLVFQAVHTPGHTPEHLCYLVTDQGGGATVPIGMVTGDFVFVGDLGRPDLLESAAKISGMKDPSARRLYQSVLRFLELPDYLQLWPGHGAGSACGKALGAVPQSTVGYEKRFNASLAPAREGETVFVEAILSGQPEPPLYYARMKAYNRDGVPLLGKLPVPRRLSVVELDRLVRQGEVTFVDTRLDRMAFMQAHLPGALYAPFNRSFNTVVGSLVADDQQPLVLIIDEEDVEQAVRDLVRIGYDRIEAYATPDTLIRYFNEGGARAAIPMISFAEVARLRTQPDIAVLDVRYAAEFEAGHVPGALNASYTRLPEYLDRIPKDRTLLVHCATGGRSAAAASFLAAQGYCVQYVADDFAVYQQIGPVESNTPVIA from the coding sequence ATGCTTTTCCGTCAGATTTTTGATCCCAAACTGGCCCAGTATGCTTACCTGATTGGGTGCCAGCAAACCAAAGAGGCTATCGTCATCGACCCGGAGCGTGACGTCGACCAGTACTTGCAGCTGGCCGAAGAGGAGGGGCTGCGCATTGTTGCTGTCGCGGAGACGCACATCCATGCCGACTTTCTCTCGGGTGCCCGAGAGCTGGCCGAACGCATAGGCGCCAAACTGTATCTCTCGGCTGAAGGAGAATCTGAAGGCTGGGCTTCAAACTGGGCGAAAAACGGACGTTACAACGTCACCTTCTTGCACGACGGGGACACCTTCACCATCGGCAACCTTGTTTTTCAAGCTGTCCATACTCCCGGCCATACCCCAGAACATCTGTGCTATCTGGTGACGGATCAGGGAGGTGGGGCCACGGTGCCTATAGGCATGGTAACCGGCGACTTTGTGTTCGTAGGTGACCTGGGCCGGCCTGACCTACTCGAATCGGCGGCCAAAATTTCGGGGATGAAGGACCCTTCTGCCCGTCGGCTTTACCAGTCGGTCTTGCGTTTTTTGGAGCTGCCCGACTACCTGCAACTTTGGCCTGGTCATGGGGCTGGTTCGGCCTGTGGTAAAGCGCTAGGTGCTGTGCCCCAGTCAACCGTAGGCTATGAGAAACGCTTCAACGCCTCGCTGGCCCCAGCCCGAGAGGGGGAGACCGTCTTTGTGGAAGCCATTTTGAGCGGCCAGCCTGAACCTCCCCTTTACTATGCCCGCATGAAGGCCTATAACCGCGACGGAGTACCGCTCTTGGGCAAGTTGCCTGTCCCCCGCCGGCTTTCGGTTGTCGAACTAGACCGCCTGGTACGGCAGGGTGAAGTCACGTTTGTAGATACGCGTTTGGATCGCATGGCCTTTATGCAGGCCCATCTTCCTGGGGCTTTATATGCTCCGTTTAACCGGAGCTTTAACACGGTGGTCGGGTCACTGGTAGCCGACGACCAGCAGCCGCTTGTGCTAATCATCGATGAGGAAGACGTCGAGCAGGCCGTGCGCGATTTGGTGCGCATCGGCTACGACCGTATTGAGGCCTATGCCACGCCTGATACGCTCATCCGTTACTTCAACGAGGGCGGAGCCCGAGCCGCAATCCCGATGATTTCCTTTGCTGAAGTAGCCCGGTTGCGCACGCAGCCCGATATCGCGGTACTCGACGTGCGCTATGCAGCAGAGTTCGAAGCAGGTCATGTGCCTGGCGCGCTGAATGCTTCCTACACGCGGCTGCCAGAGTACCTGGACCGCATCCCCAAAGACCGCACGCTGCTGGTGCACTGCGCTACCGGTGGCCGCAGTGCAGCTGCAGCTTCGTTCCTGGCGGCGCAAGGCTACTGCGTGCAGTACGTGGCCGACGACTTCGCTGTTTATCAGCAAATCGGCCCGGTCGAAAGCAACACCCCAGTTATCGCCTGA
- a CDS encoding sulfite exporter TauE/SafE family protein, producing the protein MWIALIGAVLIGLSLGLLGSGGSILTVPVLVYLVGEPDKIAIAESLGIVGAIAAAGALPYARQRTIDWRSVLFFGIPGIIGTYGGAWLSRFVSGPVQLSLFAVVMLLAAVLMYRRSQPALPVVRAAAGGLEASRRHAAWKIMLEGLSVGVLTGLVGVGGGFLIVPALVLLGGLDMRQAVGTSLVIIALKSFAGYLKYLEVLAELGLSVHWETVGLFAAVGIAGSFAGNWIGGRIPQHHLQRGFAVFLVAMGLWILYQNIEAFTGSIAN; encoded by the coding sequence ATGTGGATTGCCTTAATAGGGGCTGTACTGATCGGGCTATCCCTAGGCCTACTGGGCTCTGGGGGAAGCATCCTCACGGTGCCTGTACTGGTCTATTTGGTGGGCGAGCCCGATAAAATTGCCATTGCCGAAAGCTTAGGCATTGTGGGGGCCATTGCCGCTGCTGGTGCCCTGCCCTACGCTCGCCAACGTACCATCGACTGGCGTAGCGTGTTGTTTTTTGGCATTCCAGGCATTATCGGCACCTACGGCGGAGCCTGGTTGTCGCGTTTCGTTTCCGGACCCGTACAGCTGTCCCTTTTTGCAGTCGTCATGTTGCTGGCAGCGGTGCTCATGTATCGCCGCAGCCAGCCTGCCTTGCCAGTGGTGCGTGCCGCAGCCGGGGGTCTTGAAGCCAGCCGTCGCCATGCTGCCTGGAAAATCATGCTCGAGGGCCTCAGCGTAGGCGTGCTCACTGGCCTGGTAGGCGTCGGGGGAGGTTTTTTGATTGTCCCTGCGCTGGTGCTGCTAGGCGGCCTCGACATGCGCCAGGCCGTCGGCACGAGTCTTGTCATCATCGCGCTAAAGAGCTTTGCTGGTTACCTCAAATACCTTGAGGTGCTTGCCGAGCTAGGGCTAAGTGTCCATTGGGAAACGGTTGGCTTGTTTGCGGCCGTTGGCATTGCTGGCTCTTTTGCCGGCAATTGGATCGGCGGCCGCATCCCTCAACACCACCTGCAGCGCGGTTTTGCCGTTTTTTTAGTGGCAATGGGATTGTGGATTTTATACCAAAACATAGAAGCCTTCACGGGTTCAATTGCAAACTAA
- the trxA gene encoding thioredoxin, with product MSLPAFFQKEVIEKSHEKPVVVDFWAPWCGPCRILGPVLEKLARESHGAWRLVKVNTDQHPELAMHYHVRGIPTVKLFRNGQVVDEFVGALPEVAVRQWLRQHVPELATS from the coding sequence ATGTCGCTTCCAGCATTCTTTCAAAAAGAAGTGATTGAAAAAAGCCACGAAAAACCTGTAGTGGTAGACTTCTGGGCTCCTTGGTGTGGTCCTTGCCGCATTCTAGGACCCGTACTTGAAAAGCTGGCTCGGGAAAGCCACGGGGCTTGGCGCCTGGTAAAGGTGAACACCGACCAGCATCCAGAGCTGGCCATGCACTACCATGTGCGCGGCATCCCCACTGTCAAACTGTTCCGCAACGGTCAGGTCGTCGATGAATTCGTGGGGGCCTTGCCCGAAGTAGCCGTGCGCCAGTGGCTACGCCAACATGTACCCGAGCTTGCGACTTCCTAA
- a CDS encoding Tll0287-like domain-containing protein: protein MLALVLLALVFLAACRPAALPETPPAEMRQQVEAAIQALDAMRAGLAQTIAAGEQVDEATFNRVCRPVGQQARLLGESNGWVVRQLAIKYRNPANQPDSQAAALFARFAADPSLDSLWVRTVHNGSSGWRYLRRITVLPQCLVCHGPRDARPAFIVQNYPSDQAYDFQPGDLRGLYSVFVPDSLLQTSF from the coding sequence ATGCTTGCCCTTGTCTTACTTGCCTTGGTTTTTCTAGCCGCTTGCCGGCCCGCTGCATTACCCGAGACGCCGCCAGCGGAAATGCGACAACAGGTAGAAGCAGCAATCCAGGCACTTGACGCTATGCGGGCTGGCCTAGCGCAAACCATTGCGGCTGGAGAACAGGTCGACGAAGCTACATTCAACCGCGTCTGTCGCCCTGTGGGCCAACAGGCTCGACTACTGGGAGAAAGTAACGGCTGGGTGGTACGGCAACTGGCGATCAAGTATCGCAACCCAGCCAACCAGCCGGATTCGCAGGCCGCAGCCTTGTTTGCTCGCTTTGCAGCTGACCCTTCGCTCGACAGCCTTTGGGTACGGACTGTGCACAATGGGAGCTCGGGCTGGCGCTACCTGCGTCGCATCACGGTGCTTCCACAATGCCTGGTCTGCCACGGCCCACGCGACGCTCGCCCAGCCTTTATCGTCCAGAACTACCCCAGCGACCAGGCTTACGACTTTCAGCCCGGCGACCTGCGTGGGCTTTACAGTGTATTTGTGCCTGATTCGCTGCTGCAAACTTCCTTTTAA
- a CDS encoding rhodanese-like domain-containing protein produces the protein MWTRLLERLRQASPTAAQETLRPEVFLHRRRPEDVIIDVRTPAEYQQGHLEGALNLDLMAADFHAKIAQLDPSRTYYLYCRSGNRSGQAARLLRQHGLEAYNIGGLEDLVRAGAPLAP, from the coding sequence ATGTGGACGCGCCTACTGGAACGGCTGCGCCAGGCCTCGCCTACCGCAGCCCAAGAAACGTTACGCCCGGAGGTTTTTCTGCATCGCCGACGCCCTGAAGATGTGATCATCGATGTGCGCACGCCTGCAGAATATCAGCAAGGACACCTAGAAGGGGCGTTGAACTTAGACCTTATGGCAGCAGACTTTCACGCCAAAATTGCGCAACTTGACCCTAGCCGAACCTACTATCTTTACTGCCGTTCTGGTAACCGAAGCGGACAGGCCGCGCGCCTGCTTCGCCAACATGGCCTAGAAGCCTACAATATTGGCGGACTGGAAGACCTGGTCCGTGCCGGAGCACCCTTAGCACCCTGA
- a CDS encoding rhodanese-like domain-containing protein has protein sequence MKTRALPLLVVLILGLTACASERPQTSVSVATRATPDTTVILRLTAEEFLARYTPETVVIDVRTPEEFAQGHLQGALNLNVQAPDFREQVAALQLSPDQPVYLYCRSGRRSQRAAEILREMGFRKLYNIGGFEDLVRAGANVAP, from the coding sequence ATGAAAACGCGCGCATTACCATTGCTAGTAGTACTTATCCTTGGGCTAACGGCTTGCGCCAGTGAACGCCCCCAGACCTCAGTGTCGGTCGCCACTCGAGCTACCCCCGATACCACCGTCATTTTGCGACTGACTGCTGAAGAATTCCTGGCGCGCTACACGCCCGAAACCGTTGTGATCGACGTACGCACGCCAGAAGAATTCGCTCAAGGACATCTCCAAGGCGCTCTAAACCTCAACGTACAAGCTCCCGACTTCCGGGAGCAGGTTGCAGCACTCCAGCTTAGTCCCGACCAGCCCGTATATCTCTACTGTCGCTCGGGCCGCCGCAGCCAGAGGGCCGCCGAGATCCTGCGCGAAATGGGCTTCCGTAAGCTGTACAACATCGGAGGGTTCGAAGACTTGGTACGCGCTGGCGCTAACGTAGCGCCGTAG
- a CDS encoding SAM-dependent methyltransferase produces the protein MHPEFWNQRFGEAAFFYGTAPNAFLAEVVPLYLKPECDVIELGAGEGRNAVWLACQGFRVTAVDYAEAGLEKTRQLARQAGVQVETIAADVTRWHPQRTWDAVVMTFLHLPPDQRPTLYALIERILRPKGYLIAEWFRPEQRTEGYLSGGPPDPAWMVTAEELRRYFAPAGICLLENATPELNEGIGHRGPAATIRLVWQRVA, from the coding sequence ATGCACCCTGAGTTCTGGAACCAACGTTTTGGTGAAGCGGCCTTTTTCTACGGTACAGCGCCGAACGCTTTCCTAGCCGAGGTGGTACCGCTTTACCTCAAGCCGGAATGCGACGTGATTGAACTGGGTGCTGGTGAGGGCCGCAACGCAGTATGGCTGGCCTGCCAAGGCTTTCGGGTGACCGCAGTCGATTACGCTGAGGCTGGCCTAGAAAAAACGCGGCAGCTGGCCAGACAAGCTGGGGTTCAGGTAGAGACCATAGCCGCAGATGTAACGCGGTGGCATCCGCAGCGCACCTGGGATGCTGTAGTCATGACGTTTTTGCACCTGCCCCCGGATCAGCGTCCGACCCTCTACGCCTTAATAGAACGCATCCTGCGTCCCAAAGGCTATCTTATTGCCGAGTGGTTCAGGCCTGAGCAGCGCACCGAAGGCTACCTGAGCGGTGGACCACCTGATCCGGCCTGGATGGTAACGGCCGAGGAGCTGCGCCGGTATTTTGCTCCAGCCGGGATTTGCCTCCTAGAAAACGCCACGCCCGAACTAAACGAAGGCATAGGCCACCGCGGCCCAGCAGCTACGATCCGTCTGGTATGGCAACGCGTAGCCTAA
- a CDS encoding NAD(P)/FAD-dependent oxidoreductase has translation MRRRVCIIGAGPGGLAAARRLRERAADALEIVVIERDGTAEFLAGTIATALGEAPPNHWRTPVRLRGIEVLKTRAQQVSGQGVVLADGRTLEADAVIAAPGLHLDLEAVPQQPNLFAFWSPSTARAAHEPIAQLHSGHVVIVIAGLPYRCPPAPYSLAMQLAAFYRRQQRDVQITLTTPEPVPLASLEHGIPEFLLHACATSGVDVVLNRQPDWSASTDRQITFTDGARLSYDLALVIPPHTRSPLLTSLPDDGVLVAVNEQFESVQSGLFVVGDAARTLLPRAAGAATAQGMTAADAILDRFGLARYSGPHLPAPECYIGHGEGRYSRITIRFPNGLPPVGQPEIQREGPSAKLAAGFARVFDEWRALRTEL, from the coding sequence ATGCGACGACGCGTATGCATCATTGGGGCTGGACCAGGGGGCTTAGCAGCTGCCCGGCGTCTGCGTGAACGCGCAGCCGATGCGTTGGAAATCGTGGTTATCGAACGCGATGGCACTGCCGAATTTCTAGCAGGGACTATTGCTACCGCGCTTGGCGAGGCCCCGCCCAACCATTGGCGCACACCGGTACGCTTGCGTGGCATCGAAGTGCTCAAGACCCGTGCCCAGCAGGTTAGTGGCCAAGGCGTCGTATTGGCGGACGGCCGCACGCTAGAAGCCGACGCCGTCATTGCTGCCCCTGGCCTGCATTTAGACCTGGAAGCCGTCCCGCAACAACCGAATTTGTTTGCTTTTTGGAGTCCTAGCACGGCTCGAGCGGCCCATGAACCCATCGCTCAGCTGCACTCAGGCCATGTCGTAATCGTGATTGCTGGCCTGCCTTACCGTTGCCCGCCTGCACCTTACAGTCTTGCCATGCAACTGGCAGCGTTTTATCGTCGCCAGCAACGCGATGTGCAGATCACGCTTACAACGCCAGAACCAGTCCCATTGGCTTCGCTCGAGCACGGTATTCCTGAATTTCTGCTCCACGCTTGCGCTACGTCGGGTGTCGACGTCGTGCTGAACCGGCAGCCTGACTGGAGCGCCAGCACAGATCGACAAATCACCTTCACCGATGGCGCCCGGTTATCCTACGATCTAGCCCTGGTCATCCCACCGCATACGCGATCCCCACTACTTACCTCTTTACCAGATGACGGTGTACTAGTAGCGGTAAACGAGCAGTTTGAAAGCGTGCAGTCGGGACTGTTTGTTGTGGGCGATGCCGCGCGTACGCTGCTGCCACGCGCTGCTGGGGCCGCTACTGCCCAGGGGATGACTGCCGCCGACGCCATCCTAGACCGCTTTGGTCTGGCCCGCTATTCAGGACCCCACCTGCCAGCCCCAGAATGCTACATCGGCCACGGCGAAGGCCGCTACAGTCGCATCACGATCCGCTTTCCCAACGGCTTACCCCCCGTTGGCCAACCCGAAATCCAACGTGAAGGCCCTTCGGCGAAACTGGCTGCGGGTTTTGCCCGCGTATTTGACGAATGGCGCGCCCTGCGCACTGAGCTTTAG
- a CDS encoding NAD(P)/FAD-dependent oxidoreductase — translation MTQQAHYEVVIVGGGTAGLTVAAQLRRAKNPPQVAIIEPSVKHYYQPLWTLVGAGVFPPEASVRNEADYIPPGATWIQDRVVALDPDRDAVQTAAGRTLHYDYLVLAPGIQLDWDKIPGLKESLGRYGVTSNYAYELAPYTWQVMQQLKPGDRALFTQPPTPVKCGGAPQKIMYLTADHLRRRGILDQVEIHFFSPGVVIFGIPEFARTLEKVIARYGIQFHFRHDLAEVRGPKQEAVFHLKDEKGQVLEERIFSFQMLHVVPPQSAPDFIKQSKVASADGWVEVDPYTLQHVRYPNIFALGDAASTPNAKTGAAVRKQAPVVVHNLLQLREHGALIHPKHYNGYSSCPLVTGYGKLVLAEFDYNNRPMPSFPFDTTKERRSMYLLKKYVLPWMYWNLMLRGKA, via the coding sequence ATGACACAGCAAGCGCACTACGAAGTGGTTATTGTGGGAGGGGGTACGGCAGGTTTGACGGTAGCCGCCCAGCTAAGGCGCGCCAAAAATCCCCCACAAGTGGCCATTATTGAGCCTTCCGTGAAGCACTACTACCAACCGCTCTGGACACTGGTAGGTGCAGGTGTTTTCCCACCGGAAGCCTCTGTGCGCAATGAAGCGGACTACATTCCGCCTGGCGCTACCTGGATTCAAGATCGCGTGGTGGCCCTTGATCCGGACCGCGATGCGGTGCAGACGGCCGCAGGACGTACGCTCCACTACGACTATTTAGTACTGGCACCAGGGATTCAGCTCGACTGGGATAAAATTCCTGGCCTAAAGGAATCGCTGGGCCGCTATGGCGTGACCAGCAACTATGCCTATGAGCTGGCGCCTTATACCTGGCAGGTTATGCAACAGCTTAAGCCTGGCGACCGGGCACTTTTTACGCAGCCCCCAACACCGGTTAAATGCGGTGGAGCACCTCAGAAAATCATGTATCTGACGGCCGATCACTTGCGCCGCCGTGGGATTTTAGATCAGGTCGAGATACACTTTTTCTCACCAGGCGTGGTCATCTTTGGCATTCCGGAATTTGCCCGAACGCTGGAGAAAGTCATTGCTCGCTACGGCATTCAGTTTCATTTTCGGCATGATTTAGCTGAAGTGCGCGGCCCTAAGCAAGAGGCTGTCTTTCACTTGAAGGATGAAAAAGGCCAGGTGCTGGAAGAGCGGATTTTCTCGTTCCAGATGCTGCATGTGGTGCCGCCGCAGAGCGCGCCGGACTTTATCAAGCAGAGCAAGGTGGCCAGCGCAGACGGCTGGGTGGAAGTAGACCCCTATACGCTGCAGCATGTGCGCTATCCAAACATTTTTGCTCTAGGCGACGCTGCCAGCACGCCAAATGCAAAAACCGGTGCAGCGGTGCGCAAGCAGGCACCTGTGGTAGTGCACAACCTGCTGCAGCTTCGGGAGCATGGGGCGCTGATCCACCCTAAGCATTACAATGGCTACAGTTCATGCCCGCTTGTAACGGGCTATGGGAAGCTCGTGCTGGCGGAATTCGACTACAACAACCGGCCTATGCCCTCCTTCCCATTCGACACCACCAAGGAGCGGCGCTCGATGTACTTGCTCAAAAAATACGTGCTGCCTTGGATGTACTGGAATCTTATGCTGCGCGGGAAGGCCTAA